The genome window AGGACGGGACGCTCGCCTACGTGCGCCCGCTCACGCCGGGAGAGCAGAAGAAGAGCGGCAAGAAGTTCATGCTGGCGATGCACGCCCGGCACCTCGACAGCCCGCCCGAGGTCGTCGTCCCCGTCTTCGCCCACGAGCTCACGCACGTCTACGACCACCTCGTCGAGTTCAACGACCACCGGCTCGCGCTGGCCAGCGAGCACGGCGCCCATCTGCGCCAGATGTACGTCTTCCAGGAGCTCACCTCGCCGCTCACCCCCGCTCGCCGCGCCGAGCTGATGAAGGACAAGATCTTCCGCCATCAGGAATGGCTGCTCACGATGTGGATCGACCATCTCCTGAGCAAGTACCCGACCAAGGAGTCCTATCAGGCCTCCTTCGGAGACGACAAGAAGCTGCGCTACCTCTCGGGACTCGCCTACGAGGACATCGCGAAGAAGGCCATCGGAGACGGCACCCCGCAGCTGCTCTACCACGTCTCCGACCTCTACGCCGCCGCGACCAACGAGCAGGAGGTCACCGAGCGCGAGCTCACCGACGCGCTCGCCGGGGAGAAGGACCCCGCCCGGCGCGCGAGGATCGAAGCGCTCCTCAAGGACCTGCGCTCCATGCGCGGCCGCTTCCTCGGCATCGACCAGCGCTACCGGGAGAAGACCGGTCAGACCCTTCCCTGAAGGGATCGACTAGCCTGGAATCTTCAGTTGGCGCGTAGGACCGAGATGGAGGAGGCCGAGGACGGTCCGACGGTGGGATTTCGCGAGCATACCCATGGGGATGGTCGCGAAATCCCGGCTAGGAATGTTCCGGCATCCTCCGTCGAATCCCGCGTCCAACTGAAGATTCCAGGCTAGCGTCCGTCTTTTTCCAATCGGCCCAGCAGGCGCAGGAGCCCGTCGAGGACCGTCAGCGGGTGGGGCGGACAGCCGGGGATGAAGAGGTCGACGGGGAGGAGGCGGGTGCAGCCGTCATGGACCTCGGGGTGCCCGAGGTACGGCCCGCCCGAGATGGCGCAGGCGCCGGCGGCGATGACGAGCTTCGGGGAGGGCACCGCCTCCCAGGTCTTGAGCAGACCCAGCCGCATGTTCTCCGTGACGGGGCCGGTGACGAGGAGGCCGTCGGCGTGTCGCGGAGAAGCGACGAACTGTATCCCGAAGCGGCCCAGGTCCCAGCCCACGGTGTTCAGCACGTTCACGTCGGCCTCGCAGGCGCCGCAGCCGCCCGCGCTGACCTGTCGCAGCTTGAGACTGTGTCCGAAGAGCTTGCGGGACTTCGCGTCGAGCGCCTCGGCCAGCCGGTAGGCCGCGTCCTGGACCTCGAGCTCGCCGCGCCGCCCGACCGCCATGCGGTATTCGCGGGTGAACTCGATGACCCCGGCGGGACAGGCCGCCTCGCACGCGCCGCAGAAGAGGCACTTCCCCAGGTCGATGCGCACGCGCTCGCCGATGTCGAGGGCCCCATGCGGACACGCCCCGGCGCACGACCGGCACGAATCCGGCGTACAGCGCGACATGTCGATCTTCGGGCGGCCGAGGAAGCGGGGCGGCAGCTCGGGCGCCGGCCCCTTCGGGTAGGCGGTCGTCCGGTGCTTCTGCTGGAGGCGCGTCCAGAGGATCTTCAGCATGACGAACCCCCTCTCCCGTCCCACGGGAGAGGGGCTGGGGGCGAGGGGCAGCGGCCGCACTTCCAGCGGACGCTGCGCGTCATAGGTCGACCCCGCAATACGAGAGGTTGAAGCTCTTGTTGCAGAGCGGGAAATCCGAGATCCCCTGTCCCCGCAGGGCCAGCGCGAGGCCCGGCCAGTTGTGGAAGGAGGGATCGACGACCTTGTACGCGGCGAAGCGCCCCGCGGCGTCGGTCACGGCCGCGTGGCAGACCTCGCCGCGCCAGCCCTCGACGAGCGAGACGACGACGCTCTCCGGCGCCGGGCTCCCCGGCGCGCGCAGGACCGGGCCGGCGGGAAGGGTCTCGAAGAGCTCGCGCAGGAAGACGACCGAGCGCTGGAACTCCATCCAGCGCACGTGGGCGCGCGCGAACACGTCGCCCGTGTCCCAGGTCGAGACCGGGATCATCGCGTAGCGGTAGACCCCGAAGGGCTGGTTGCGCCGCACGTCCTGCAGCGCCCCGCACGCGCGGACGGACGGCCCGACGAGGCCGAGCGCGCGGGCGTCCCCGAGCGTCAGCGCCCCGGCCCCCTCGAAGCGCGCGGTCACCGACGGCGCGTCCCAGAGCAGGCGCAGCGCGGAGGCCGAGTCGCGCGCGAGCGCGTCGAGCCGGAGCCGCAGCTCGTCGAGCGTCCGCTCGTCGACGTCGCAGCCGGTCCCCCCCGGCTTGAGGAGGCGCCGGCCGAAGCGGTTGCCGCAGAGGAGCGCCGTCATGTTGAGCGCGTCGCCGCGCAGGCGGCCGCAGTAGGACTGGGTCGGCAGGAACCCCACGTCGCCCGCCAGGGCGCCCAGGTCGCCGAGGTGGTTGGCGAGGCGCTCGAGCTCGAGCGCGGCGGCGCGCAGGACCGCCGCGCGGGCCGGCGCCTCGACGCGCCCCAGGGCCTCCAGCGCCTGGCAGTACGCCCAGGCGTGGCCGACCGTGGTGTCGCCGGCGAGCGTCTCCATGTAGTGGCTCGTGCGGGCGTCCGGCCCGCCCGTCAGCGCCCGCTCCACGCCGCGGTGCTGGTAGCCCAGCGAGATCTCCAGGTGCTTCACCGTCTCGCCGCGGCACTGGAAGCGGAAGTGTCCCGGTTCGATGACGCCCGCGTGCACCGGGCCGACCGCCACCTCGTGGATCTCCTCCCCCCCCACGCGGTAGAAGGGCATGACCCCGCAGGGACCGGACCCCATGGGCTCGCCCCCGGGGCGCCGCGGCGGCGCGAAGCGCACGGGCTTGAGCCAGGGGTGTCCCTTGGGGCGGAGCCCCCACTGCTCGGCGAGCTCGCGCTCGAAGAGCTGGGCCTGCGGACAGTCGGGCGAGAGCGAGGGATACTCCTCGCCGGCCTCCATGCCCAGAAGCGAGAGCGTTCCCGCGTGGTCGTGCGCGAGCGCGCAGAGCACGCCGAGGCGCCCCGAGGGGAGCGGGCGGCCGAAGAAGGAGGCGATCCGCGCCCCGGAGGCGACCGCGTCGAGGACGGCGCGGCGGAACGCCTCCGGCTCGAGGACCGGCATGTGGGCGAGCGGCACCGCCTGGGCGTTGCGCACGGCGAGCATGTCGCTCATGGGCGCCCCCCCAGCACGAGCGCCGCGTCGCGCACCGCGGCGAGCAGGAACGGCGGGGTCCAGAGCCCGAGGACGAGGACCAGGAGGGCGAGCGCGAGCGGCGGCGCCAGGCGCCAGAGGTCCCGCTCGGGCGGCGCGTCCTTGAGCCGCTCGGAGGGCTCGCCGTGCGCCATGCGAAGGACGATGCCCGCCATCGCGACGAAGACGGCCGCGAGCAGGGCCAGGTAGAGCGCGGCCAGGCCGGGCCGCCCCGCGGCGAGCGCGCCCTTGAGGATCCAGAGCTCGCTGAGGAAGGGTCCGAAGGGCGGCGAGCCCGTGATGGCGAGGAAGCCCGCGAGCCAGAGCGCTCCCGAGACGGGGAGCGCGCGCAGGAGACCGCGGACCTCGAGGGTGGACTTGCTGCGCGCCGCGCTCAGGATGTTGCCCGCGGTGAGGAAGAGCATCGACTTCGTCAGCGAATGGCTGACGGCATGCAGCATCGCCGCGGGCGCCGCGACGCCGAGGCCCGCCCCGAAGGCGAGGATGCCCATGTGCTCGACGCTCGAGTACGCCAGCATGCGCTTGTAGTCCGCCTGGCCGAGGATGAAGGCCGCCGCCGTCGCCATCGAGAGGAGTCCGAAGCCGACGAGCAGCCCGCCGCTGAAGTCCGCCAGGCCGGCCGCGGCGCAGACCGCGTGCACGCGCATGAGCGCGAGGAAGGCGCAGTTGAGCAGCGCGCCCGAGAGCAGGGCCGAGACCACCGAGGGCGCCTCGCTGTGCGCGTCCGGCAGCCAGGTGTGCAGCGGCGCCAGGCCCATCTTCGTGCCGTAGCCGACGAGGAAGAGGAGGAAGGCCGCCTTCAGCCACGGGCCGTCCAGCGTGCCGGCGTGCCCGACGAGCTCGCGCGCCGTCATCAGGATGTCCTCGTGCCCGCGCGCGGCGACGGCGAGGAAGAAGTTGCCGAGCAGGGCCAGCGCGATGCCCACCGAGCAGATGAGGAGGTACTTCCAGGTCGCCTCGAGCGAGCGGTGGTGGCGGTGGAAGTGGATGAGCGGCGCGCTCGCCAGCGTCGTCGCCTCGACGGCCACCCAGAGCAGGCCGAAGTGCTGGGCCAGCGCCGCCAGGGTCATCGTGGCGAGGAAGCTCAGCAGACAGCCCGTGAAGACCGCCTCCGGCGCGTTGTCGAAGAGGAAGCCCTCCTCCTCCTCGCGCTCCTTGGAGCGGACCTCGCCGCGCAGGAAGCCCACCGCGTAGAACGCCGCGGCCAGGAAGAGCGCGCTCGTCAGTCCCAGGAAGAGCTTCCCGGCCGCGTCGAGCTCGAGGTAGCCGAAGAGGACCGGCGCCGGCGGGCGGACCCAGCAGACGGCGCTCAGCGCCGCGTGCGCGAACGCGGTCGCGACGAGCAGCGCGCGGCGCGGCCCGTCGGGCCGGATGAAGAAGGCCGCCA of Elusimicrobiota bacterium contains these proteins:
- a CDS encoding hydrogenase, which produces MSDMLAVRNAQAVPLAHMPVLEPEAFRRAVLDAVASGARIASFFGRPLPSGRLGVLCALAHDHAGTLSLLGMEAGEEYPSLSPDCPQAQLFERELAEQWGLRPKGHPWLKPVRFAPPRRPGGEPMGSGPCGVMPFYRVGGEEIHEVAVGPVHAGVIEPGHFRFQCRGETVKHLEISLGYQHRGVERALTGGPDARTSHYMETLAGDTTVGHAWAYCQALEALGRVEAPARAAVLRAAALELERLANHLGDLGALAGDVGFLPTQSYCGRLRGDALNMTALLCGNRFGRRLLKPGGTGCDVDERTLDELRLRLDALARDSASALRLLWDAPSVTARFEGAGALTLGDARALGLVGPSVRACGALQDVRRNQPFGVYRYAMIPVSTWDTGDVFARAHVRWMEFQRSVVFLRELFETLPAGPVLRAPGSPAPESVVVSLVEGWRGEVCHAAVTDAAGRFAAYKVVDPSFHNWPGLALALRGQGISDFPLCNKSFNLSYCGVDL
- a CDS encoding 4Fe-4S dicluster domain-containing protein; translation: MLKILWTRLQQKHRTTAYPKGPAPELPPRFLGRPKIDMSRCTPDSCRSCAGACPHGALDIGERVRIDLGKCLFCGACEAACPAGVIEFTREYRMAVGRRGELEVQDAAYRLAEALDAKSRKLFGHSLKLRQVSAGGCGACEADVNVLNTVGWDLGRFGIQFVASPRHADGLLVTGPVTENMRLGLLKTWEAVPSPKLVIAAGACAISGGPYLGHPEVHDGCTRLLPVDLFIPGCPPHPLTVLDGLLRLLGRLEKDGR
- a CDS encoding proton-conducting transporter membrane subunit translates to MLWALLAVPTLAGLAAFFIRPDGPRRALLVATAFAHAALSAVCWVRPPAPVLFGYLELDAAGKLFLGLTSALFLAAAFYAVGFLRGEVRSKEREEEEGFLFDNAPEAVFTGCLLSFLATMTLAALAQHFGLLWVAVEATTLASAPLIHFHRHHRSLEATWKYLLICSVGIALALLGNFFLAVAARGHEDILMTARELVGHAGTLDGPWLKAAFLLFLVGYGTKMGLAPLHTWLPDAHSEAPSVVSALLSGALLNCAFLALMRVHAVCAAAGLADFSGGLLVGFGLLSMATAAAFILGQADYKRMLAYSSVEHMGILAFGAGLGVAAPAAMLHAVSHSLTKSMLFLTAGNILSAARSKSTLEVRGLLRALPVSGALWLAGFLAITGSPPFGPFLSELWILKGALAAGRPGLAALYLALLAAVFVAMAGIVLRMAHGEPSERLKDAPPERDLWRLAPPLALALLVLVLGLWTPPFLLAAVRDAALVLGGRP